Proteins from one Mauremys mutica isolate MM-2020 ecotype Southern chromosome 14, ASM2049712v1, whole genome shotgun sequence genomic window:
- the HSDL1 gene encoding inactive hydroxysteroid dehydrogenase-like protein 1, whose amino-acid sequence MAAVDSFYLLYREIGRSCSCYMEALALVGAWYMARKCFTLVCDSYSLIRLHFIPKLVSRADFVKQYGRWAVVTGSTAGVGKAYAEELANRGINIILISRSKKKLEAVAKEIAETYKVETAVIVADFSKGREIYSSIKEALRDKDIGILVNNVGVFYTYPEYFTRLSEDKLWEIVNVNIAAANMMVHIVLPGMVQRKRGAIVNVSSGSCCKPTPQMAAYSASKAYLDHFSRALHYEYASKGIFVQSLIPFFISTNMTQFGDRILSNKFFFVPSAKVYAHHAVSTLGISRRTTGYWIHSIQFLLVQYMPEWFWVWGMQILNSALRRDAVSHGIY is encoded by the exons ATGGCTGCAGTTGACAGTTTCTACCTCTTGTACAGGGAGATTGGTCGTTCCTGCAGTTGTTATATGGAGGCACTGGCTTTAGTTGGAGCCTGGTATATGGCCAGAAAATGCTTCACTCTTGTGTGTGATTCTTACAGCTTGATCAGGTTGCATTTCATCCCCAAGCTGGTGAGCAGGGCTGATTTTGTCAAGCAGTATGGAAGATGGGCTGTAGTCACTG GTAGCACAGCTGGCGTCGGAAAAGCTTATGCTGAAGAACTGGCAAACCGTGGTATCAACATTATCTTAATCAGCCGGAGCAAAAAGAAGCTGGAGGCCGTAGCTAAAGAGATAGCCGAAACCTATAAAGTTGAAACTGCTGTTATAGTAGCTGATTTCAGCAAAGGTCGTGAGATTTACTCTTCCATTAAGGAAGCCCTCAGAGACAAAGACATTGGGATTTTGGTGAATAACGTAGGAGTGTTTTATACCTACCCGGAATATTTTACCAGGTTGTCTGAGGACAAACTATGGGAAATTGTCAATGTAAATATTGCTGCTGCTAACATGATGGTGCATATAGTGCTGCCAGGGATGGTACAGAGGAAAAGAGGTGCGATTGTGAATGTTTCTTCTGGATCCTGCTGCAAACCCACACCACAGATGGCAGCATATTCAGCCTCCAAG GCCTACTTGGACCACTTCAGTAGAGCACTACATTACGAATATGCTTCAAAAGGAATCTTTGTTCAGAGTTTAATCCCATTCTTCATCTCCACAAACATGACACAATTTGGTGATCGCATTCTgtcaaacaagtttttttttgtgCCGTCAGCTAAAGTATATGCACATCATGCTGTTTCCACCCTTGGGATATCCAGAAGGACTACAGGATACTGGATCCATTCTATTCAG TTTCTGCTTGTACAATACATGCCAGAATGGTTCTGGGTTTGGGGAATGCAGATTCTCAACAGTGCTCTACGTCGGGATGCCGTATCCCATGGAATATATTAG